A genomic region of Rickettsiales bacterium contains the following coding sequences:
- a CDS encoding prepilin-type N-terminal cleavage/methylation domain-containing protein, translated as MKKGFTLLELSIVLVIIGLIIGGITVGKEMIRSAELNSIITDLNKYKIAINTFKLKYNALPGDMRNATRYWGDDTSRCSDASVVDGNPGTCDGDGDGILLTHTEDYLFWQHLGLSELIKGDYNGIPTPGPIPLTPGLNTPNAKISGGVWDIRDNRTGAAVYGRQGQYLEFQGKLDSDPGILLAQEASIIDTKYDDGLASEGKIFGRTTTAGQCATAIHSAAVSDYILSDDVNADCFMNMWLNY; from the coding sequence ATGAAGAAAGGTTTCACACTCCTAGAGCTTTCTATTGTGTTAGTGATTATCGGGCTGATTATCGGCGGGATTACGGTAGGTAAGGAAATGATTCGGAGTGCTGAGCTGAACTCGATTATAACTGATCTCAATAAGTACAAAATCGCCATTAACACCTTCAAGTTGAAATATAACGCGCTCCCAGGTGATATGCGCAATGCAACTAGGTATTGGGGAGATGATACATCACGTTGTAGTGATGCTTCTGTGGTTGATGGAAATCCAGGCACGTGTGATGGAGATGGTGATGGAATACTACTAACGCACACCGAGGATTATTTGTTTTGGCAACACCTTGGGTTATCAGAGCTCATTAAGGGTGATTATAATGGTATACCTACTCCAGGTCCGATACCACTTACTCCTGGGCTCAATACCCCAAATGCTAAAATTTCAGGTGGGGTATGGGATATTCGAGATAATCGAACGGGTGCTGCGGTCTATGGAAGGCAGGGGCAGTATCTTGAATTCCAAGGGAAACTAGATTCAGATCCAGGAATTCTTCTGGCTCAAGAGGCTTCAATTATTGATACTAAATATGATGATGGCTTAGCAAGTGAGGGAAAGATCTTTGGTAGAACTACTACAGCTGGGCAATGCGCTACGGCAATACATAGTGCTGCTGTGTCTGATTATATTTTAAGCGATGATGTAAATGCAGAT